One Companilactobacillus heilongjiangensis genomic window, CTCCGACAGTTTCACGAATCTTAGCAATTTGTTGATCGATGAAATCAGTCATTGACCAGTTAGCTTCTGCTTCACACACATCAAAAGCAAAATGCTTCAAGATATCCAAACCGAATTCAGTGTTTCTAACTTCGGCATGGAATTGAACACCGTACATCTTCTTTTCGTCATTAGCGATTGAAGAAATAGGCGCATTCTTACTTGTAGCAACAACTTTGAATCCTTCAGGTGCTTCTCTTACAAGGTCACCATGACTCATCCAAACATATTGCTTTTCTGGTAAGCCTTTAAATAATACAGAATCTGTATCTTTAACGGTAATGTCAGCACGTCCGTATTCACGGTTATCAGCTGATTCAACTTTTCCGCCAAGGTTATAAGACATCAATTGCATACCGTAACAAATACCAAGGATAGGAATTCCTAGCTTGTAAATGTCTTGGTCGAGTGTAAAGGCATCCTTATCGTAGACACTCATTGGTCCACCAGAAAGGATAATACCCTTAGGATTGATTTCTTTAACTTCTGCAGCAGTAATAGTATTTGGTAATAATTCAGAGTAAATACCAATATCTCTGATTCGACGAGTAATCAACTGATTGTATTGACTACCGTAGTCTAGAACGATGATGCTATCAGCATCAGGCCATTGCTTGCTCAAATCAATTTCCCCCATTTTTTTTATTTATTCTATTGTATACGAAATTCAGTTCCATGTCATATACTGTAAACGCTTAATATTTACGAAGATAAATTTTATCGATTTGGTGATCTTCTGACTTATGTAAAATTAAGTTGGCTCGATTCATCGTTGGCTTGATATAATCCCGCAAATTAGGATAATTTATCGTCTCCCAAACCTGCTTTGCCATATCCATAGCGCTCTTTTCTGGAATCTGGGTGAATTGGTAGTAGTAACTGTTAGGATCGTTTCTAGCCAAATCTAGCAGCTTTTCGAAGCGTTTCAAGAACCATTCCTCAATATCTTCGACTTCTGCATCAATATAAATCGAGAAATCAAAAAAGTCACTGACATAAATCTGTTCGTTATGAGGCAATTGTAGTACATTTATACCTTCGACGATCAAAATATCAGGATTATCGGTTTCTTCATATCGGTCAGGAATGATGTCATAAATATTGTGTGAATATAGTGGATACTTAATTTTTCCACCTTTAGTTTTGACTTCACCAAGAAATTTCAAAAGTTTTTCCATATCGTATGTTTCGGGAAAACCTTTTTTATCCATCAAATTACGTTCTTTTAAAATCTTACTGGGATACAAAAAGCCGTCAGTCGTCATCTGAGAAACTTTATATTGCGGATAGGCACGTTCCAGCATTATCTTCAACAAGCGCGCAGTCGTACTCTTACCCACTGCCACGGAGCCGGAAACACCGATGATGAATGGAATCTTACGTGTTGAGCGATTAACCAATTCATTTTTCAACTTCGTCAATTTGCGATAATTCTTCAAATATATATGAAGTAAATGACGTATTGGGGCATAAATTGAGCGCACGTCATCGATGGAAATTTCATCATCCAAAGATTTGATTTTCCTTAACTCTCCGTCAGTAATTGCTTGCTTAGTATATTCGCCATGGAAGCTTTCCCATTGTTTGCGAGTAAATTCATCGTAGTTAGTTAAACTTTGCATATTATTAGACCCTGCTTAATATAATAATTAACTTTTATTAGTTTTCTGGTATTCTAGTATAGTAATAGTATAGAACATTTTCAAAAAAGGAAACATAATATATGAAGAGAATAGTATTATTTGGGGACTCGACCATGATGGGATTTCGGGATGGAAAAGCCAGCGACACGCTAGCTAAACGCATTCGGAAAGACTTTCCTGGCTATGAAGTCATTAATATGTCGATCTCGGACTACAAAACCAATAATGCTATGACACGTGTTGATCGTGTGGCACGACTAGATCCCGCAGTAGTTATTCTCGGATTTGGCGCCAACGATATTTCCACAGATGATGAAATCAAACCCGGTAAATTTGCCGCAAACCTAACAAATATAATAACGACTCTTGGTAGTAATCGTGTAATTTTGCTTTCGCCGCCGTACATCGATTGGATCAAAGACCCAACCAGACCATGGACCCGCCAGCTGCAGTTCGAGTTAGTGACGGAACATCTCAGCAAACAACTAGACGTATCGTATATCGATTTATTACATGATATGACTAATTGCACCAATCTAAAGGAATTATTACAGACAGACGGTTTGCACTTTACCAAGCAAGGTTATAATCTCTTAGAAGACGAGTTAATACCAGAAATTAAAGCCACGCTAGCAAGAAAATCAGAACTAGTGTCAAATTAAGGAGCACTTTATGGATTTAAATATTCCTCAAAAATATTTTATTTTATCGTGTAACGAAAAAGGTAGCATTCGTATTTTTAAGAATACCAGACGTCGTGCTTATTTAGCTGAAAGCTCATTTTTCGACTTAGCACTAAATGATATTATCGATTTGACAGACAACAGTGTCATCATTAATAAGGTTTTGCCCGACGACAAAACGTATTTAAACGAATTTTTCCAGATTATCAACAAGAACCAAGGCCGCAGCGTCAACCACGTTTTAAGAGCCATGGCAACCAACGAAAAAATCACCCGGATTATTTACAACGAAATCGGTGATTCCCTAGTTGATAAAGTCGACGTGACCAAAGCAGTGACCGGATTAGTATTCAAGACGAACAATTATCTACCAAATCGCAGTATAAAACGAGAATTGGTATCCGATTTGCGTAAAGAAATCCTAACAGCGGAAAAAGTTTCACCAGAAGCATTCGCCCTATTAGCAACCTTATACGGAAATCACGATTTGAAGTTCTACTTCTCACAATTCGAGCAGAAGCAAGTGAAAGACAAGATCGAGTTGTATCAAAATGATCCGACTTATGAGAAATTGTTTGAGCTTTCTAAGAAGTTGAATAGAGTTACTTTGACTTTATTAAGTTAGAGAGCGGAGACAGGGCGGTCAGCTCCCGAGCATTTTCGTATTTAAGTGAATTGCACGCCGATTTTGCGTGTGATTCGCTTAAATATGAAAAGCGGAAGAAATTGGCTTGTGGAACTCGTTTCAGAGCCACTGCATATATAAACAAAGGCATTACAAGCAATCAACTAAGATTACTTGTAATGCCTTTTTAGCATCTCAAAATATACTTAATATCAGTAATTCCACTGCCCTCTCCAAAAAAAAAGAGCCGAATCTTGCCAGTGATTTCACCAGCAGTGAAAGTGGAGTTGGGGCTTTAGCCCTTACTCCACAGGACGACTTTGGAGACTTGCCGAATTCTGGCAAGGCTTCAAAGCGAGACTTGAGACCTTGGCTCAAGTCGGTCCTCACAGCAGGTGAAAATCACTGGCAAGATTCGGCGGCAATGATCTAATACCCCAAATCGACAGGATCTCCAGGCAACCTCAACAACTTAGGTCTCCCATAATAATAACCCTGACGCAATTGAATATTAAAATCCTTGCTCAATTGTGCATCATGATCATTCTCAATACCCTCAAGAATCATGCGCAATCCATATTCCTCACTGATAGCGTGCCAAAAATGCAACTTCTGTTGGATTTTTGGATCCTCAAAACCAGTCTTGAAATTCTGCAAGGCAAACTTAATTTCTGATGCCAAAGGTAGGAATTCTTGAATACTCCTAAAGTCATTGACACCAGTCCCAACATCATCCAAAGATATTTGCATCCCTGATTCAACGAACTTTCTCAAATAAGGAATCAAACTTGTATCAGGATAACTCTTTGGTCCTTTTTCCTCGGTTAATTCAACGACCAACTTAGCTGGATAAAGTTGCGTTTGGCTCTTAATAATTGCTTTAGCCACGGTTGTATCCATCAATTGCTCACGACTAATATTCACGGAACAATATTGAACTTTTTCGCCCAAAATCTTCGTAGTTGCTACTAATAAATCGGACGTTGTTTGAGAACTAATCGCAGTAAATGATTCAGGTAAACGCCAACCTTCAGGTGTCAATTGCTTGATCAACAATTCATACCCGAAGATACTTTTGGTCCGGCCATTCAGCTGTGGTTGAACAAAATAACGATAAATCGGTTTCATTCATTCATCACCCCTTTGATGAGTTTACATTTGTACTATTCATTGTATACTCGTAGTATACGACAACCAGAAAGGATAGCAACATCACGAAAAAAAAAGTAATTATTGTCGGCTGCACCCATGCAGGAATCGCGGCCATTAAACAAATCCTCAAATATTATCCCAATACGGACATAACCGTTTACGAGCGTCATGCCGAAATTTCATACCTATCTTGTGGAACATATCTACATTTAGGTGGAACTGTTAAAAACTTAGACGATGTTTTCTATGCAGATCCCGACGAATTTACTAAACAAGGTGTTAAAATGCGCCTGCTTCATGATGTTATCAGTATCGATGCTGATAAACACACTATCTTAGTTCAAGACTTAAAAACCAAAGAATTAATACATGACGATTATGACAAACTGATTATGGCAACTGGATCAATCACTGCCATACCTGCAATCAGTGGTATCGAAAATCCTAAAGTAATGCTTTGCAAAACTTGCGACCAAGCTCACGAACTATACAACGCCGCTAAAACTCACCATAAAATCGCTATTGTCGGCGGTGGATATGCTGGAGTTGAACTAGCCGAAGGCTATATTAAATCTGGCCACGCAGTTACCATAATTGAACGTGGAGAACATCTGCTTGGTCAATACATGGACCCAGTCATGGCAAAGAAAGTTGAAACATTACTTATTGAACATGGCGTTAAAGTCTTAACTAATACTACTGTAACGCAATTTGACGACTTAAAGAACGAACAAATTAATGTTAAAACTTCTCAATCTGAATGCGCCGTTGATATGGTTGCCATCGCACCCGGCGTTATCCCTCAGTCAGACCTTTTGGCAGGACAAGTTGAAATTTCTAAAAATGGTGCCATTGTGACAGACCCTTATATGTGTACAACTAACCCTGATATTTTTGCGGCTGGAGATGCCACTGAAGTCCGTTACAATCCAACCTTGAGTTCAGCTTATATACCTTTAGCATCACACGCTGTTCGCCAAGGTACTTTAGCCGGAATCAATGTTTTGGACAAACGTCTCAGATCAATTGGTACCCAAGCTACAACTGGCATGCTTTTATTTGGAAAGACAATCGCTTGTACCGGATTAACTTATGCGAAAGCTCAAGAAGCCCGATTTGATACCGGGGTTGCCTTCTATCACGGTAATTACCGTCCTGATTTCATGCCAACAACCGCTGAAATCACGATTGAACTAGTTTATGACAAAATCAGCCGTAAAGTATTAGGTGCTCAAATGATGTCTGACCATGAAGTTTCACAATCAGCTAATACTATTTCTGTTGTGATTCAAAACGGCAACACAATCGATGAATTAGCATTTCTTGATATGCTATTCTCACCTAACTTTGATGAACCATTTAATTATTTGAATTTAGTCGCTCAAATCGCTGTGGACCAAGAACATGGTTATTTGAGAAAATAATAGATTTCATAAAAAGAGTTAGTAATCATAATTTTGATTGCTAACTCTTTTTTGATTTCTATAAATTATTCTATGCCCGATGCCATGCAGCATAGCCGATTGTTGGGAACAAACTAGTTAAGCGTCCAATTTGTTCTGGATCTAACTTGAACTCAATTGCTGGTAACAAAGCATTCACTGCATCTTGAGCTTGATCACTGATTTCAGTCACACCCAATAAATGACCATCCTTGTCATGAATCTGTTTACTTTGGGCAATTGGCTCTTTATCAACCTTGTAATACCAATAGTTTGCTAAATCATTCTCAGAAATTTGATAGTCCTTTGTTTTAGCTTCCTCCACAGAAACACCTGCTTTGGCAATTCTTGGCGATGTAAAGACGACCGCCGGAATCACTGGCATATCAATTGGTTCAGTCGTTTGACCAGAGAATAATTTCATCAAATATTTCGATTCAAAGTAGGCTGCTGGCGTTACCTTTGGTAAATTGTTGGACACTACATCCCCAGCTGCATAAATATTCTCGATATTCGTTTGGAGATAATTATTTACGAAAACGCCGGTTTTATCATATTTAACACCTACATTATCGAGACCCAATTTATCAATATTAGGAATCCGACCTGTCGCATCCAAAATCCAGTCAGTGGTTAATTGCTGATTATCGCCATAATTTACTTGATAGTTGGCACCAACTTTTTCAAAGGATTGCACACGTGAATTTTCGACGAATGTAACACCACGTTTCTTCAAATCATCGACCACCATTTTGACATATGGCTGGTAAAAATCACGTAAAACTTTATCCGAATGCAACATGACAGTTACTTGAGCTCCGGCGGCATTCGCCATTGTGGCAAATTCCATGCCAATATAACCAGAACCAACAATCGTAATGTGCTCTGGCAATTGCTTGAGATTCATGAATTCCTCACTATCATGTGCCAATTCAGTTCCAGCAATGTTCAAACGATGTGGGCGTAATCCAGTCGCAATCACAATTTTTTCCGCAGTCACTTCACCCACATTATCGACAATAACAGTGTGATTATTTTTAAACGTCGCATGACCCCTGATAATCGTCGCACCATTACTTTCCAAACGTTCTGTTAAATCTTGCGGTAAATTTTCGATAATTTCTTGTTTATGTTCCACATTTTTCGTCCAATCAAGCTTGAGATCACCCTCAAAAATATCACTCATTCGTTCAGCCTCACGGACCATTTTGACTGGTTCATCCAAAGTGATTTTGGCATTACAGCCACGATTAGGACATGTTCCACCAATCAAACCACTCTCAATAACACCAACTTTGACACCAGTTTTAGCTAACGGTGCCCCACCATCAAACGTGGCATGACCCGCTCCAATATAAAGTACATCGTAATCATATTTAACCATCCAACTGCCCTCCAAAGTTTTTTTCTATACCTTCAACATAATGCATTCCGGAAAGAGTGGCAATAAATTCGATTAGTCCCATCCTTATCGCCCTTTCAAAAAAATAATAAAAAGTTTCGGTTATGCAAACATATGTTCGCGCAATGATGTATAATGCCTTTAAGAAATAATTATTGATTGGAGAACAATTATGGATAGCAGTGAGATTAAAGTATTAGCAGATAATTTTCTTAATCTGGACGACGTTCAAAGCGCCCTATATAACTTAAAGGTTGGTGACAGACTTGAAGAAGTCATCTCAATTTTTGACCAAAAACATTTGGACAATAGCGTTGACGAATCTACGGTTAACAAGCTGGTCGAATATTTGAACCAAGAGTACAGCGACTATATTTTCAATCTTGGTCGAGGATTTGGAGCCCCACACCTCTACATTGCTTGGAGAAAATTGAAAAAAAGAAATGAGAAAAGCCATGAATCAAAAACGATGTTGGATTTAGAAAAAGAGCTCAACAAAGCTGGAATTCATACCGATATTTTGTTCCATACAGATCCTGATAAGTTGCTTACAGATGATGAGTTTGAATCCGACTTAACTTTTTACAAAAGTATTTTTAAATGACAAGTTTCAAAACACAAAAAAACGAGCAATCAGAATAGATTAGATTACTCGTTTTATAATGCATCGCTCATCGACCAAGTTACGGTACCTTGATATTCACCAGATAATGGAACTCCTCGTGTACCTAATAAAATTCCGGTATTAGGGTCACTGTTATCACCAAAAATCGAATAAGAAATAGGATTTTCCGAATCCGTACTATCACCAGAAGCAATTGTTGGATTCTCTGATAATGCAATTGGAGTACCTGAATCATCACTCATTTGTACCATTTGCAAGCTAGAGGTTTCACTGTAATCTCCACTTTCATCTTGACGTTTCATGTTATCCGCTTGGGCTTGTAACTTCCATTTTGACCTATAACTATCAACTTTTATATCCCAGTTGCCGTCACGTTGGACATATCTGGGAACAATGTTGCCACGTGGGTCAATTGTCTTAAAGCGATAATCATCCACTTCAACTTGGGCACCTGTTGGTAAAACCTCAACCGTATAAGTAACAGTATTCGTCTTACGCAAGTATCGATCCATGACATAGACATTTAGTTTATAGTCGCCAGCTGACATTTTTTCAGTCCAACCAGTCTTAGGGTTGAGCTTATACGGTGTATTAACCTTATCCTCAGATTTCTTAGGTCGGTCAGCCACAGTCATAACAGGTGTATCGGTACTGCCATCCGTTTGAGCAAAGACTGCCAAGTCACCACTTTGTAAAAGATAATCCATCGAATCAATCTTTGGATATGTAAAAGACATTGGTAATCTAAACGGTAAATTCGAAATCGCTGTTAATTCAGTTTTTGTAGCCGAAATACTTGGTTTAATATCAGGCACATTTACTTCATAAGTTACTGAATTCGATGCGGTCTCGCCATCATAGGCAGTTACATCAATCCTATTGAGACCAACTTTTAAGCCGGTTGCCGTTTTCAGATAATCATCAACTGATTGTTGACCATTGTCATCAAATAATTTGGCCCCAATCGGCTCCAATTCAACCGTAAAGTCACCTGTATCGGTAATTTTATCAGTCACATCCTGTGATACCTCAGCTTGTTTTGTTCCATCAGCGTTTGTGATTTGATACTTAACTGACGTAATTTTATTCGTAAAATCGGAATTATCTGCATATGCATAACTTCCGTTTAATCTCACATTGCTGTTGTCATGTACGGTTTGTTTCAAATCGGTTGAATCAGGCGTTAGAATCAATTCTTTATCATTAACGATAACCTTATATTCGACTGGATTAGAATCACGTTTTCCGTCACTTACATAGAAAGTAATTGTATGTGTGCCAGCTAATAGAGTACCTGCAGGAATTTTGATATGAAGGTTTGCTGGATTTGAAATACCATTACCACTCACACCAATACTTGTATACTCGCCATCATCAACTTTGAAATAACCCTTTAAAGTACCAGAATCAATATTATCGCCATTTGTATATGACAGATCACTAGTCAACGCAATCGAATCAGTAACCTTGACGGTTTGAGAGTCTGAGCCCGTTGCCACTAATTCCAAATCCTTATAATCTTTGACATTCACCGTATAGGTAATTTTGTTAGAAACTCGATTCAAGGAGTCCGTTGCGTAAACTTCAATCGTATTTTTACCAATCTTCAATAGACTACCATCGCTCAATGCGTTGGATGCAGCCATCGTATAACTACCGATTGTTGTTCCAGAAGTTGTATTGGCTGTAGCAGACCCCATGTCCTTACCATTGATAGTTGTATGTATTTGAACCGCATTACTACCAAAAGTCGAGTTATTTACATAATTAATTGTCCCATTAAGTGTGACATCTTCATTTGAAGCTACATCCTGCTCAGTTTTATCACTATCAATGTGCAATTGATCATTAATAATAAAAACAGGTGTCGTAACATCAGAAATAAAATTATTACTACGGTAAGAAATCGGTTCACCGTCAACCAACTGTGGCGTCGTTGTAGCATTTGCTTGTCCATAAAGATAGATGGTCGCCTTTTGACCTTCAGTGTCCATATCAGGCAGATTCATATTTAATACTTGGTCTCCACTTTTGACATCAGTTGTAATGTCACTGGCAGAAATCTCAAATGACTTACTAGGGTCCGAACCTTCACCCGAGTAAACTACTTTCCCGATACTTTGGTCACCAACAGAACTCGATAGTCCCGCCTTGAACTCAATGTTTTTAGGTAGATGTAGCACACTCTTAATGTCACCAGTATTCATCGTTCCGGAATCATATTTCAAATCGTATTGAAATAGTAATTTATCATTATTAGCAACATTGTAAATCGCTTTGTTTAAATATCCATCTATTGAGTGGCTGAGTGTGGGATTGTAGTACTGCTCTTGATTCAAATCACTAATTTCACGACCCAGCTCGCCATTGCTATCATATTGTGACATATCATAAAGTTTAGCCGTATTTTCAACGTTAGCTGTATTAGGCATCTGTTGCATGATAATCGCATGATCTTTTGCAGCGGAATATTCTGAACCAGTAGAAGCGGTGAATCCCCAGCGAATATTATCATTTTTACTAACTTTAGATAAATCGATTGAACCACTACCAGAACTTTTAAGATTAAAACCAGTGGCTGTTCCATCAATCTTTTGATCATTAAAGCTATATTTATAAGATGCCAATGTCGAACTTGTATCAGCTGGCGGAGTATATTTAAATGTTAAATGTCGCCAAGCTTTGTCCGCATTCATATCAGAAGGACTAGACGATGAATATCCAGAAATTTCAATATTATTGGAAGTACCGCTTCGATATGCTTGTGAAAAATAATAAAAGCCTTTATTAACATTGTAAGTACCCATAGCTGATTTATACGTTGCACTATCCCCGGGGTAACCAGTAGTTAGATGTTGCCCTTTATAATTACTATCTGCATCAAAATAATCATCTGTGCCAGTTATTTTTTCAAAAATAAGACCATCAAGAGCAGATTTCGGTGCCCTATAATTGTGAACAGCATCCATTTCGAACGCAAAGCTATTTTGAATACCTGTAGTATATAAATTATCAAACAAAGTGGCTGAAGGTGGACTAATGAGGCCTCCACCATTGGCTGTTAATGGCTGGTGGTCGGCAGAACTACCAGCCCAAACACCCAGAGTTTCTCCATAGGAAGGTTTTCCTTTATCAGTACCCCCGATAGCTGTGGATATAGCTTTAGCACCTCTGGAATCATCTTGTAAAACTAAGGCTATACCATCTGAAGTCAGGTCCTCATTCACGGTCCCATCATAAAGCTCGGGTTTACTTTTTCCCGGTTTGTCACTGTAGAAGTGATAAGTATCACCAAAATAAATCCAAGCTGAAATAGTTTGCGGTTTGTCTAACCGGAAAGAATTATATAGTTTTGTTTCGTCACTATCGCTATATTTTTTACCCCAAAAAGAGCTAACTTGGTTGTTAGCTTTATTGGCACTTAACATTTCAACAATATTAGTTGGGTAATCGGTCAACAAGGTTGCCCCGT contains:
- the coaA gene encoding type I pantothenate kinase translates to MQSLTNYDEFTRKQWESFHGEYTKQAITDGELRKIKSLDDEISIDDVRSIYAPIRHLLHIYLKNYRKLTKLKNELVNRSTRKIPFIIGVSGSVAVGKSTTARLLKIMLERAYPQYKVSQMTTDGFLYPSKILKERNLMDKKGFPETYDMEKLLKFLGEVKTKGGKIKYPLYSHNIYDIIPDRYEETDNPDILIVEGINVLQLPHNEQIYVSDFFDFSIYIDAEVEDIEEWFLKRFEKLLDLARNDPNSYYYQFTQIPEKSAMDMAKQVWETINYPNLRDYIKPTMNRANLILHKSEDHQIDKIYLRKY
- a CDS encoding SGNH/GDSL hydrolase family protein, whose amino-acid sequence is MKRIVLFGDSTMMGFRDGKASDTLAKRIRKDFPGYEVINMSISDYKTNNAMTRVDRVARLDPAVVILGFGANDISTDDEIKPGKFAANLTNIITTLGSNRVILLSPPYIDWIKDPTRPWTRQLQFELVTEHLSKQLDVSYIDLLHDMTNCTNLKELLQTDGLHFTKQGYNLLEDELIPEIKATLARKSELVSN
- a CDS encoding GPP34 family phosphoprotein; amino-acid sequence: MDLNIPQKYFILSCNEKGSIRIFKNTRRRAYLAESSFFDLALNDIIDLTDNSVIINKVLPDDKTYLNEFFQIINKNQGRSVNHVLRAMATNEKITRIIYNEIGDSLVDKVDVTKAVTGLVFKTNNYLPNRSIKRELVSDLRKEILTAEKVSPEAFALLATLYGNHDLKFYFSQFEQKQVKDKIELYQNDPTYEKLFELSKKLNRVTLTLLS
- a CDS encoding EAL domain-containing protein; this translates as MKPIYRYFVQPQLNGRTKSIFGYELLIKQLTPEGWRLPESFTAISSQTTSDLLVATTKILGEKVQYCSVNISREQLMDTTVAKAIIKSQTQLYPAKLVVELTEEKGPKSYPDTSLIPYLRKFVESGMQISLDDVGTGVNDFRSIQEFLPLASEIKFALQNFKTGFEDPKIQQKLHFWHAISEEYGLRMILEGIENDHDAQLSKDFNIQLRQGYYYGRPKLLRLPGDPVDLGY
- a CDS encoding FAD-dependent oxidoreductase, with protein sequence MTKKKVIIVGCTHAGIAAIKQILKYYPNTDITVYERHAEISYLSCGTYLHLGGTVKNLDDVFYADPDEFTKQGVKMRLLHDVISIDADKHTILVQDLKTKELIHDDYDKLIMATGSITAIPAISGIENPKVMLCKTCDQAHELYNAAKTHHKIAIVGGGYAGVELAEGYIKSGHAVTIIERGEHLLGQYMDPVMAKKVETLLIEHGVKVLTNTTVTQFDDLKNEQINVKTSQSECAVDMVAIAPGVIPQSDLLAGQVEISKNGAIVTDPYMCTTNPDIFAAGDATEVRYNPTLSSAYIPLASHAVRQGTLAGINVLDKRLRSIGTQATTGMLLFGKTIACTGLTYAKAQEARFDTGVAFYHGNYRPDFMPTTAEITIELVYDKISRKVLGAQMMSDHEVSQSANTISVVIQNGNTIDELAFLDMLFSPNFDEPFNYLNLVAQIAVDQEHGYLRK
- a CDS encoding dihydrolipoyl dehydrogenase family protein; the encoded protein is MVKYDYDVLYIGAGHATFDGGAPLAKTGVKVGVIESGLIGGTCPNRGCNAKITLDEPVKMVREAERMSDIFEGDLKLDWTKNVEHKQEIIENLPQDLTERLESNGATIIRGHATFKNNHTVIVDNVGEVTAEKIVIATGLRPHRLNIAGTELAHDSEEFMNLKQLPEHITIVGSGYIGMEFATMANAAGAQVTVMLHSDKVLRDFYQPYVKMVVDDLKKRGVTFVENSRVQSFEKVGANYQVNYGDNQQLTTDWILDATGRIPNIDKLGLDNVGVKYDKTGVFVNNYLQTNIENIYAAGDVVSNNLPKVTPAAYFESKYLMKLFSGQTTEPIDMPVIPAVVFTSPRIAKAGVSVEEAKTKDYQISENDLANYWYYKVDKEPIAQSKQIHDKDGHLLGVTEISDQAQDAVNALLPAIEFKLDPEQIGRLTSLFPTIGYAAWHRA